A part of Anolis sagrei isolate rAnoSag1 chromosome 3, rAnoSag1.mat, whole genome shotgun sequence genomic DNA contains:
- the PDCD11 gene encoding protein RRP5 homolog isoform X1 gives MSSLEENFPRGGTHKKRQEENTPRPQTVDQDNLFQPQNEEVTQKRKKKRQDRTEPKKLKSEERAIVKIHAKDFELLTAESLTEGMLLLGCVKEAHQLELVISLPNGLTGFVQVTQICDAYNKILNTQVATDEHLEDLSSLSDLFFPGMVVRCAVVNLENTKTGRRSIQLTVNPKDVNKALNSTTLRPGMLLSGCIASVEDHGYLIDIGIPAAKAFLPRQKAQGYLQSNNKGAELKIGQYLNCLIEDVKNSGRIIRMSISQSEIAAAIATEEQNWSLSNLLPGLVVKAKVREVTPSGMSLSFLSSFTGIVDFMHKNHLKGKNYSPGDMVKACILSNNPTTKAIRLSLHPAFLQPGTQLGQLCSDRIGMIVENSKVKTFLSKTGAIFVLDDGSLGFARQRHLSDSRLSFKPEMFKPGNEHKCRIIEYSMMDEMALLSLKQTIMDAPFLKYQDIRPGQVLEGTVLTLKPFGMHVKVTEYIKGLVPCLHLADVRLKQPEKKYSEGASVKCRVLVSDAEARKIVLTLKKTLVNSKLPILASYEDAKPGLITHGFVVCAREFGCIVKFYNDIKGLVPKNELGLPPLTPPEEVFYEGQVVKAMVLKCDREQEKVLLSFNLTDNPLGKTSKGEKTSKKQEIIYEDAQVADVKILKKKDDGLDITILPNNISAYLPMMHLSDYVSHSKLWNHWLKEDDLLRSVVCLHSKGRHLTLSRKPALVSAAQEEHAVKNFSDLEPGLLLTGFVKNIMPYGVFVEFPYGLTGMAPKSAMSDKFVTDTKDHFVIGQTVIAKVTSIDEEKQRILLSLKLSDCSSEDSVSQSFSLLQQYFKELQEIKSIMKKRDDSSVAQRLCEIKPAQKLQLVVHKVETDGSAVFKDTCVAGLTVIAVHSHLGGKNVAVGEKAEAVVLYIDYLKAKIYVSLREELLSSKPKKFTLDSQYEAIVQHVATEYAVASLIGMGQLIAIPVASHFNDTFRFDSEKLKMGQSVMVVLKMVERDDYGLLLAVQASGKRKTVIRSRHDSEALEETWPTVKHSLCVGDMVKGTVKSVKPTHVLVAIDDHLMGSIHASQIVDDVSEGTFPTSMLKVGQKVTARVIGGREIRTHRYLPITHPHFTHTWPELSVRPSELKGESKTVLGPEDDKSEDMLKHFKPGQTVTCFVKKYNTEKKWLEVEVTPDIRGRIHELLLSLKPKILKKPGNFFKNGQALIATVTGCDTTGTKVYLSLSGAYSLEKGTITLGCIKSVIPHVGLQVTLPFGRIGKVSLFHLSDSYTEQPLEDFSAGKIVRCYVLSDEDKKIKVSLRQSRVSPKSHSKVEDPEIASLDNVTEGQLVRGYVKSIAARGILFRLSDSVVGCIPLQRITPVFVPDHSLCSKYIHRGQLLTAKVFCINKAENVVELSLLPEDTGNPCIIPEHGSGETDTHLMKTRKRKRRNSENEQQVKPKRRAHRTEDDDSGVEIYCREEEEEEKCGRKSKQRKEISRLKVSTSFTWEEGLNVLNAAMLKPKEESSDSEEEDDTETMTKKQTKKKRELEKQKAEKELAKLEAALMDPNRQPQTADDFDRLVLSNPDSSILWLQYMAFHLQATEIEKARAVAERALKTISFREEQEKLNVWVALLNLENMYGTEEALMKVFERAVQYNEPLKVFQQLADIYTGSEKYKEADDLYNTMLKRFRQEKSVWVKYSTFLLKRGLLEAAHRLLPHALKCLPEKEHVDVISKLAQLEFQFGDSEHGKAIFENTLSTYPKRTDIWSVYIDMMIKHGSQKEVRDIFERVIHLSLAAKKMKFFFKRYLEYEKKYGTAETVQVVKAAALEYVESKGGLAEH, from the exons ccACAGAATGAAGAGGTAactcagaaaagaaagaaaaaacgtCAGGATCGAACAGAACCCAAAAAACTGAAGTCTGAGGAGAGAGCTATTGTAAAAATTCATGCAAAGGATTTTGAACTTCTGACAGCTGAG TCTCTCACAGAAGGGATGCTGCTTCTAGGATGCGTGAAAGAAGCTCATCAGTTGGAGCTGGTGATCAGTTTGCCAAATGGGCTCACTGGGTTTGTTCAAGTGACACAAATATGTGATGCCTACAACAAAATTCTGAATACTCAGGTGGCCACAGATGAACACTTGGAG GATCTGAGTTCTCTCTCAGACCTGTTCTTTCCAGGGATGGTGGTCAGATGTGCCGTTGTTAATTTAGAGAATACTAAAACAGGACGCCGAAGTATCCAGCTCACAGTTAACCCCAAGGATGTTAACAAGGCTTTGAATTCTACAACTCTGAGGCCTGGAATG ctgctctctggatgtattgcAAGTGTGGAAGATCACGGTTACCTTATTGACATAGGTATTCCAGCAGCAAAAGCATTTCTGCCGCGTCAGAAAGCCCAGGGGTATTTGCAGTCAAACAACAAAG GAGCTGAACTGAAAATAGGGCAATATCTGAACTGCCTTATTGAAGATGTCAAGAACAGTGGAAGGATAATCCGCATGTCCATCAGTCAGTCTGAGATTGCTGCAGCCATTGCCACAGAAGAACAAAATTGGTCACTCAGCAACTTGTTACCTGGACTTGTGGTAAAAGCCAAGGTTCGGGAG GTGACACCTTCTGGAATGTCTTTAAGTTTTCTGTCTTCCTTTACTGGAATTGTGGATTTCATGCATAAGAATCATCTAAAAGGAAAAAACTATTCACCTGGTGACATG gtAAAAGCCTGTATTCTTTCCAATAATCCAACTACGAAGGCAATACGTCTCTCTTTGCACCCAGCCTTCCTTCAGCCTGGTACCCAGCTTGGCCAGCTGTGTAGCGATCGGATTGGGATGATAGTGGAAAACTCAAAAGTGAAGACCTTCCTCTCCAAAACGGGTGCTATCTTTGTGTTGGATGATGGCAGCCTAGGTTTTGCACGT CAAAGACATCTTTCAGATTCACGCTTATCTTTCAAACCGGAGATGTTTAAGCCTGGAAATGAGCATAAATGTCGAATTATTGAGTACAGCATGATGGATGAGATGGCACTGTTGTCCCTCAAACA aACTATTATGGATGCTCCATTTCTGAAATATCAAGATATTCGTCCTGGACAAGTTCTGGAA GGAACCGTATTGACTCTGAAGCCATTTGGCATGCATGTAAAGGTGACTGAGTACATCAAGGGACTAGTCCCTTGCTTGCATTTGGCAGATGTGCGTCTGAAACAACCAGAAAAGAAATACAGCGAGGGGGCTTCTGTCAAGTGCAGG GTTCTTGTCTCCGACGCTGAAGCAAGGAAGATTGTGCTGACATTGAAAAAAACACTTGTCAATTCCAAACTCCCTATCCTGGCTAGTTATGAAGATGCTAAGCCAGGCCTGATCACCCATGGCTTTGTGGTTTGTGCAAGAGAGTTTGGCTGCATCGTGAAATTCTACAATGACATAAAAGGCCTGGTCCCTAAGAATGAGCTTGGCTTGCCACCCTTGACTCCTCCTGAGGAGGTTTTCTATGAAGGCCAG GTGGTCAAAGCGATGGTCTTAAAATGTGACCGTGAACAGGAGAAAGTGCTCCTCTCATTTAATCTGACAGACAATCCTCTTGGTAAGACCAGTAAAGGTGAAAAGACTTcaaagaaacaggaaataatatatGAAGATGCACAG GTTGCTGATGTgaaaattttgaaaaagaaagatgATGGCTTAGATATTACAATCTTGCCAAACAACATTTCTGCCTATCTTCCCATGATGCATCTCTCTGACTACGTGTCCCATAGCAAACTCTGGAATCATTGGCTCAAAGAAGATGATCTTCTGCGTAGTGTTGTGTGCCTGCATAGCAAGGGACGTCATCTT ACACTGAGTAGAAAGCCAGCGCTGGTTTCGGCTGCACAGGAGGAACATGCAGTGAAGAACTTCTCTGACCTTGAGCCTGGATTGCTGCTGACTGGCTTTGTGAAAAACATAATGCCTTATGGTGTTTTTGTGGAATTTCCATATGGTTTGACAGGAATGGCTCCCAAGTCG GCAATGAGTGACAAGTTTGTGACAGACACCAAAGATCATTTTGTGATAGGCCAGACTGTGATTGCCAAAGTGACCAGCATTGATGAAGAGAAGCAGCGCATCCTGCTGTCCCTGAAATTGTCTGACTGCTCCTCTGAGGATTCTGTTTCACAGAGCTTCTCCTTGCTGCAGCAGTACTTTAAGGAGCTGCAGGAAATCAAAAGCATCATGAAGAAAAGAG ATGATTCAAGTGTGGCCCAGAGACTCTGTGAAATAAAACCGGCACAGAAACTGCAGTTGGTTGTTCACAAAGTCGAAACAGATGGTTCGGCAGTCTTCAAGGACACTTGTGTCGCTGGATTAACTGTCATAGCTGTTCATAGCCATCTTGGAG gcaaaaatGTAGCAGTGGGTGAAAAAGCAGAAGCTGTGGTTCTGTACATTGATTATCTGAAAGCAAAGATCTACGTGTCTCTTCGAGAGGAGCTGCTGTCCTCCAAGCCCAAAAAG TTTACCTTAGACTCTCAATATGAGGCCATTGTACAACATGTGGCAACAGAGTATGCAGTTGCTTCACTGATAGGAATGGGACAACTGATTGCTATCCCTGTGGCTTCACACTTCAATGACACATTCCGGTTTGATTCTGAAAAACTGAAGATGGGGCAGTCTGTCATGGTGGTTCTGAAAATGGTAGAGAGAGATGACtatggactcttgcttgctgtgcAAGCCTCGGGGAAGAGAAAGACTGTAATCCGGTCAAGGCATGATTCAGAGGCACTAGAAGAAACCTGGCCCACAGTGAAGCACTCACTGTGCGTGGGTGACATGGTCAAAGGAACTGTGAAGTCTGTCAAGCCCACCCATGTCCTGGTGGCAATTGATGACCACCTGATGGGCTCCATTCATGCTTCCCAGATTGTGGATGATGTTTCCGAAGGTACCTTCCCAACATCCATGCTGAAGGTTGGGCAGAAAGTGACTGCCCGGGTCATTGGAGGCAGAGAAATTAGAACTCACAG ATATTTGCCTATCACTCATCCCCACTTCACCCATACATGGCCAGAGCTCAGTGTCCGGCCAAG TGAGCTAAAAGGAGAAAGCAAAACAGTCTTGGGCCCTGAAGATGACAAATCAGAAGATATGTTGAAACACTTCAAGCCTGGGCAGACAGTGACTTGCTTTGTCAAGAAG TACAATACTGAGAAGAAATGGCTAGAGGTGGAAGTCACCCCTGACATCAGAGGGAGAATCCATGAACTACTGCTTTCCCTGAAGCCTAAG ATCTTAAAGAAACCAGGGAATTTCTTCAAGAATGGGCAGGCTTTGATTGCAACCGTGACGGGTTGTGATACCACTGGGACCAAAGTATATCTGTCACTATCAG GCGCTTACTCTCTAGAGAAAGGAACCATCACACTAGGCTGCATAAAGAGTGTGATTCCACATGTTGGCCTGCAAGTTACGCTTCCATTTGGAAGGATTGGCAAAGTTAGCCTTTTTCATCTCAGTGACTCATATACTGAACAGCCACTAGAAGACTTCAGCGCTGGAAAGATCGTCAG ATGTTATGTCCTTTCAGATGaagataaaaaaattaaagtgtCTCTCCGGCAATCCAG GGTAAGTCCCAAGAGCCACAGTAAGGTAGAAGATCCTGAAATCGCATCTCTTGATAATGTTACAGAAGGTCAGCTCGTCAGAGGCTATGTCAAATCCATCGCAGCAAGAGGCATTTTGTTTAG atTGTCTGATTCTGTTGTGGGTTGCATCCCGTTGCAACGTATCACTCCCGTCTTTGTGCCAGATCATTCCTTGTGTTCAAAATACATCCATCGGGGTCAGCTCCTCACTGCCAAGGTCTTCTG tataaataaagcagagaatgtggtggagctctccctccttcctgaaGACACTGGGAACCCATGTATCATCCCAGAACATGGTTCTGGTGAAACAGACACACACTTAATGAAGACAAGAAAGCGAAAAAGAAGAAATTCAGAAAACGAACAG cAAGTAAAGCCAAAGAGAAGAGCGCATCGTACTGAAGATGATGATAGTGGTGTTGAAATCTACTGtcgggaagaggaagaggaagaaaagtgtGGGAGGAAATCGAAG CAGAGAAAAGAAATTTCTAGGCTGAAGGTTTCGACAAGCTTTACATGGGAGGAGGGCTTGAATGTGCTGAATGCTGCCATGTTGAAACCAAAGGAAGAAAGCTCTGATAGTGAGGAAGAGGATGATACAGAGACCATG accaagaaacaaacaaagaagaaACGAGAGTTGGAAAAGCAGAAGGCAGAGAAGGAACTCGCCAAACTTGAAGCTGCCTTGATGGACCCCAACCGGCAGCCTCAGACAGCAGACGATTTTGACCGCTTGGTCCTTAGCAATCCTGACAGCTCCATCCTCTGGTTGCAGTATATGGCTTTTCATCTGCAGGCCACAGAGATAGAGAAGGCCAGAGCTGTGGCAGAAAGGGCACTCAAAACCATCTCCTTTAG AGAAGAACAAGAGAAGCTCAATGTATGGGTTGCCCTGCTGAACCTGGAGAACATGTATGGCACAGAGGAGGCACTAATGAAAGTCTTTGAAAGAGCTGTTCAGTACAATGAACCTTTGAAAGTCTTCCAACAGTTGGCAGATATCTACACTGGCTCTGAGAAATATAAG GAAGCTGATGATTTGTATAATACAATGCTGAAGCGCTTTCGACAGGAGAAATCTGTGTGGGTGAAATACTCCACTTTCCTTCTGAAAAGAGGCCTGCTGGAAGCAGCTCACAGACTCCTCCCTCATGCACTGAAATGTCTGCCAGAAAAAGAAC ATGTGGATGTGATTTCAAAGCTGGCACAGCTGGAGTTCCAATTTGGTGATTCTGAACACGGGAAGGCCATTTTTGAGAACACCCTGAGCACATACCCGAAACGCACGGACATCTGGTCAGTGTACATAGACATGATGATAAAACATGGCAGTCAGAAGGAAGTGCG GGACATTTTTGAGCGAGTGATACACCTGAGCCTCGCAGCAAAGAAGATGAAGTTCTTCTTTAAGCGTTATTTGGAGTATGAGAAGAAATATGGCACAGCAGAAACTGTCCAGGTTGTGAAGGCAGCGGCGTTGGAATATGTGGAATCTAAGGGCGGTCTTGCTGAGCACTGA
- the PDCD11 gene encoding protein RRP5 homolog isoform X2: MSSLEENFPRGGTHKKRQEENTPRPQTVDQDNLFQPQNEEVTQKRKKKRQDRTEPKKLKSEERAIVKIHAKDFELLTAESLTEGMLLLGCVKEAHQLELVISLPNGLTGFVQVTQICDAYNKILNTQVATDEHLEDLSSLSDLFFPGMVVRCAVVNLENTKTGRRSIQLTVNPKDVNKALNSTTLRPGMLLSGCIASVEDHGYLIDIGIPAAKAFLPRQKAQGYLQSNNKGAELKIGQYLNCLIEDVKNSGRIIRMSISQSEIAAAIATEEQNWSLSNLLPGLVVKAKVREVTPSGMSLSFLSSFTGIVDFMHKNHLKGKNYSPGDMVKACILSNNPTTKAIRLSLHPAFLQPGTQLGQLCSDRIGMIVENSKVKTFLSKTGAIFVLDDGSLGFARQRHLSDSRLSFKPEMFKPGNEHKCRIIEYSMMDEMALLSLKQTIMDAPFLKYQDIRPGQVLEGTVLTLKPFGMHVKVTEYIKGLVPCLHLADVRLKQPEKKYSEGASVKCRVLVSDAEARKIVLTLKKTLVNSKLPILASYEDAKPGLITHGFVVCAREFGCIVKFYNDIKGLVPKNELGLPPLTPPEEVFYEGQVVKAMVLKCDREQEKVLLSFNLTDNPLGKTSKGEKTSKKQEIIYEDAQVADVKILKKKDDGLDITILPNNISAYLPMMHLSDYVSHSKLWNHWLKEDDLLRSVVCLHSKGRHLTLSRKPALVSAAQEEHAVKNFSDLEPGLLLTGFVKNIMPYGVFVEFPYGLTGMAPKSAMSDKFVTDTKDHFVIGQTVIAKVTSIDEEKQRILLSLKLSDCSSEDSVSQSFSLLQQYFKELQEIKSIMKKRDDSSVAQRLCEIKPAQKLQLVVHKVETDGSAVFKDTCVAGLTVIAVHSHLGGKNVAVGEKAEAVVLYIDYLKAKIYVSLREELLSSKPKKFTLDSQYEAIVQHVATEYAVASLIGMGQLIAIPVASHFNDTFRFDSEKLKMGQSVMVVLKMVERDDYGLLLAVQASGKRKTVIRSRHDSEALEETWPTVKHSLCVGDMVKGTVKSVKPTHVLVAIDDHLMGSIHASQIVDDVSEGTFPTSMLKVGQKVTARVIGGREIRTHRYLPITHPHFTHTWPELSVRPSELKGESKTVLGPEDDKSEDMLKHFKPGQTVTCFVKKYNTEKKWLEVEVTPDIRGRIHELLLSLKPKILKKPGNFFKNGQALIATVTGCDTTGTKVYLSLSGAYSLEKGTITLGCIKSVIPHVGLQVTLPFGRIGKVSLFHLSDSYTEQPLEDFSAGKIVRCYVLSDEDKKIKVSLRQSRVSPKSHSKVEDPEIASLDNVTEGQLVRGYVKSIAARGILFRLSDSVVGCIPLQRITPVFVPDHSLCSKYIHRGQLLTAKVFCINKAENVVELSLLPEDTGNPCIIPEHGSGETDTHLMKTRKRKRRNSENEQQVKPKRRAHRTEDDDSGVEIYCREEEEEEKCGRKSKRKEISRLKVSTSFTWEEGLNVLNAAMLKPKEESSDSEEEDDTETMTKKQTKKKRELEKQKAEKELAKLEAALMDPNRQPQTADDFDRLVLSNPDSSILWLQYMAFHLQATEIEKARAVAERALKTISFREEQEKLNVWVALLNLENMYGTEEALMKVFERAVQYNEPLKVFQQLADIYTGSEKYKEADDLYNTMLKRFRQEKSVWVKYSTFLLKRGLLEAAHRLLPHALKCLPEKEHVDVISKLAQLEFQFGDSEHGKAIFENTLSTYPKRTDIWSVYIDMMIKHGSQKEVRDIFERVIHLSLAAKKMKFFFKRYLEYEKKYGTAETVQVVKAAALEYVESKGGLAEH, translated from the exons ccACAGAATGAAGAGGTAactcagaaaagaaagaaaaaacgtCAGGATCGAACAGAACCCAAAAAACTGAAGTCTGAGGAGAGAGCTATTGTAAAAATTCATGCAAAGGATTTTGAACTTCTGACAGCTGAG TCTCTCACAGAAGGGATGCTGCTTCTAGGATGCGTGAAAGAAGCTCATCAGTTGGAGCTGGTGATCAGTTTGCCAAATGGGCTCACTGGGTTTGTTCAAGTGACACAAATATGTGATGCCTACAACAAAATTCTGAATACTCAGGTGGCCACAGATGAACACTTGGAG GATCTGAGTTCTCTCTCAGACCTGTTCTTTCCAGGGATGGTGGTCAGATGTGCCGTTGTTAATTTAGAGAATACTAAAACAGGACGCCGAAGTATCCAGCTCACAGTTAACCCCAAGGATGTTAACAAGGCTTTGAATTCTACAACTCTGAGGCCTGGAATG ctgctctctggatgtattgcAAGTGTGGAAGATCACGGTTACCTTATTGACATAGGTATTCCAGCAGCAAAAGCATTTCTGCCGCGTCAGAAAGCCCAGGGGTATTTGCAGTCAAACAACAAAG GAGCTGAACTGAAAATAGGGCAATATCTGAACTGCCTTATTGAAGATGTCAAGAACAGTGGAAGGATAATCCGCATGTCCATCAGTCAGTCTGAGATTGCTGCAGCCATTGCCACAGAAGAACAAAATTGGTCACTCAGCAACTTGTTACCTGGACTTGTGGTAAAAGCCAAGGTTCGGGAG GTGACACCTTCTGGAATGTCTTTAAGTTTTCTGTCTTCCTTTACTGGAATTGTGGATTTCATGCATAAGAATCATCTAAAAGGAAAAAACTATTCACCTGGTGACATG gtAAAAGCCTGTATTCTTTCCAATAATCCAACTACGAAGGCAATACGTCTCTCTTTGCACCCAGCCTTCCTTCAGCCTGGTACCCAGCTTGGCCAGCTGTGTAGCGATCGGATTGGGATGATAGTGGAAAACTCAAAAGTGAAGACCTTCCTCTCCAAAACGGGTGCTATCTTTGTGTTGGATGATGGCAGCCTAGGTTTTGCACGT CAAAGACATCTTTCAGATTCACGCTTATCTTTCAAACCGGAGATGTTTAAGCCTGGAAATGAGCATAAATGTCGAATTATTGAGTACAGCATGATGGATGAGATGGCACTGTTGTCCCTCAAACA aACTATTATGGATGCTCCATTTCTGAAATATCAAGATATTCGTCCTGGACAAGTTCTGGAA GGAACCGTATTGACTCTGAAGCCATTTGGCATGCATGTAAAGGTGACTGAGTACATCAAGGGACTAGTCCCTTGCTTGCATTTGGCAGATGTGCGTCTGAAACAACCAGAAAAGAAATACAGCGAGGGGGCTTCTGTCAAGTGCAGG GTTCTTGTCTCCGACGCTGAAGCAAGGAAGATTGTGCTGACATTGAAAAAAACACTTGTCAATTCCAAACTCCCTATCCTGGCTAGTTATGAAGATGCTAAGCCAGGCCTGATCACCCATGGCTTTGTGGTTTGTGCAAGAGAGTTTGGCTGCATCGTGAAATTCTACAATGACATAAAAGGCCTGGTCCCTAAGAATGAGCTTGGCTTGCCACCCTTGACTCCTCCTGAGGAGGTTTTCTATGAAGGCCAG GTGGTCAAAGCGATGGTCTTAAAATGTGACCGTGAACAGGAGAAAGTGCTCCTCTCATTTAATCTGACAGACAATCCTCTTGGTAAGACCAGTAAAGGTGAAAAGACTTcaaagaaacaggaaataatatatGAAGATGCACAG GTTGCTGATGTgaaaattttgaaaaagaaagatgATGGCTTAGATATTACAATCTTGCCAAACAACATTTCTGCCTATCTTCCCATGATGCATCTCTCTGACTACGTGTCCCATAGCAAACTCTGGAATCATTGGCTCAAAGAAGATGATCTTCTGCGTAGTGTTGTGTGCCTGCATAGCAAGGGACGTCATCTT ACACTGAGTAGAAAGCCAGCGCTGGTTTCGGCTGCACAGGAGGAACATGCAGTGAAGAACTTCTCTGACCTTGAGCCTGGATTGCTGCTGACTGGCTTTGTGAAAAACATAATGCCTTATGGTGTTTTTGTGGAATTTCCATATGGTTTGACAGGAATGGCTCCCAAGTCG GCAATGAGTGACAAGTTTGTGACAGACACCAAAGATCATTTTGTGATAGGCCAGACTGTGATTGCCAAAGTGACCAGCATTGATGAAGAGAAGCAGCGCATCCTGCTGTCCCTGAAATTGTCTGACTGCTCCTCTGAGGATTCTGTTTCACAGAGCTTCTCCTTGCTGCAGCAGTACTTTAAGGAGCTGCAGGAAATCAAAAGCATCATGAAGAAAAGAG ATGATTCAAGTGTGGCCCAGAGACTCTGTGAAATAAAACCGGCACAGAAACTGCAGTTGGTTGTTCACAAAGTCGAAACAGATGGTTCGGCAGTCTTCAAGGACACTTGTGTCGCTGGATTAACTGTCATAGCTGTTCATAGCCATCTTGGAG gcaaaaatGTAGCAGTGGGTGAAAAAGCAGAAGCTGTGGTTCTGTACATTGATTATCTGAAAGCAAAGATCTACGTGTCTCTTCGAGAGGAGCTGCTGTCCTCCAAGCCCAAAAAG TTTACCTTAGACTCTCAATATGAGGCCATTGTACAACATGTGGCAACAGAGTATGCAGTTGCTTCACTGATAGGAATGGGACAACTGATTGCTATCCCTGTGGCTTCACACTTCAATGACACATTCCGGTTTGATTCTGAAAAACTGAAGATGGGGCAGTCTGTCATGGTGGTTCTGAAAATGGTAGAGAGAGATGACtatggactcttgcttgctgtgcAAGCCTCGGGGAAGAGAAAGACTGTAATCCGGTCAAGGCATGATTCAGAGGCACTAGAAGAAACCTGGCCCACAGTGAAGCACTCACTGTGCGTGGGTGACATGGTCAAAGGAACTGTGAAGTCTGTCAAGCCCACCCATGTCCTGGTGGCAATTGATGACCACCTGATGGGCTCCATTCATGCTTCCCAGATTGTGGATGATGTTTCCGAAGGTACCTTCCCAACATCCATGCTGAAGGTTGGGCAGAAAGTGACTGCCCGGGTCATTGGAGGCAGAGAAATTAGAACTCACAG ATATTTGCCTATCACTCATCCCCACTTCACCCATACATGGCCAGAGCTCAGTGTCCGGCCAAG TGAGCTAAAAGGAGAAAGCAAAACAGTCTTGGGCCCTGAAGATGACAAATCAGAAGATATGTTGAAACACTTCAAGCCTGGGCAGACAGTGACTTGCTTTGTCAAGAAG TACAATACTGAGAAGAAATGGCTAGAGGTGGAAGTCACCCCTGACATCAGAGGGAGAATCCATGAACTACTGCTTTCCCTGAAGCCTAAG ATCTTAAAGAAACCAGGGAATTTCTTCAAGAATGGGCAGGCTTTGATTGCAACCGTGACGGGTTGTGATACCACTGGGACCAAAGTATATCTGTCACTATCAG GCGCTTACTCTCTAGAGAAAGGAACCATCACACTAGGCTGCATAAAGAGTGTGATTCCACATGTTGGCCTGCAAGTTACGCTTCCATTTGGAAGGATTGGCAAAGTTAGCCTTTTTCATCTCAGTGACTCATATACTGAACAGCCACTAGAAGACTTCAGCGCTGGAAAGATCGTCAG ATGTTATGTCCTTTCAGATGaagataaaaaaattaaagtgtCTCTCCGGCAATCCAG GGTAAGTCCCAAGAGCCACAGTAAGGTAGAAGATCCTGAAATCGCATCTCTTGATAATGTTACAGAAGGTCAGCTCGTCAGAGGCTATGTCAAATCCATCGCAGCAAGAGGCATTTTGTTTAG atTGTCTGATTCTGTTGTGGGTTGCATCCCGTTGCAACGTATCACTCCCGTCTTTGTGCCAGATCATTCCTTGTGTTCAAAATACATCCATCGGGGTCAGCTCCTCACTGCCAAGGTCTTCTG tataaataaagcagagaatgtggtggagctctccctccttcctgaaGACACTGGGAACCCATGTATCATCCCAGAACATGGTTCTGGTGAAACAGACACACACTTAATGAAGACAAGAAAGCGAAAAAGAAGAAATTCAGAAAACGAACAG cAAGTAAAGCCAAAGAGAAGAGCGCATCGTACTGAAGATGATGATAGTGGTGTTGAAATCTACTGtcgggaagaggaagaggaagaaaagtgtGGGAGGAAATCGAAG AGAAAAGAAATTTCTAGGCTGAAGGTTTCGACAAGCTTTACATGGGAGGAGGGCTTGAATGTGCTGAATGCTGCCATGTTGAAACCAAAGGAAGAAAGCTCTGATAGTGAGGAAGAGGATGATACAGAGACCATG accaagaaacaaacaaagaagaaACGAGAGTTGGAAAAGCAGAAGGCAGAGAAGGAACTCGCCAAACTTGAAGCTGCCTTGATGGACCCCAACCGGCAGCCTCAGACAGCAGACGATTTTGACCGCTTGGTCCTTAGCAATCCTGACAGCTCCATCCTCTGGTTGCAGTATATGGCTTTTCATCTGCAGGCCACAGAGATAGAGAAGGCCAGAGCTGTGGCAGAAAGGGCACTCAAAACCATCTCCTTTAG AGAAGAACAAGAGAAGCTCAATGTATGGGTTGCCCTGCTGAACCTGGAGAACATGTATGGCACAGAGGAGGCACTAATGAAAGTCTTTGAAAGAGCTGTTCAGTACAATGAACCTTTGAAAGTCTTCCAACAGTTGGCAGATATCTACACTGGCTCTGAGAAATATAAG GAAGCTGATGATTTGTATAATACAATGCTGAAGCGCTTTCGACAGGAGAAATCTGTGTGGGTGAAATACTCCACTTTCCTTCTGAAAAGAGGCCTGCTGGAAGCAGCTCACAGACTCCTCCCTCATGCACTGAAATGTCTGCCAGAAAAAGAAC ATGTGGATGTGATTTCAAAGCTGGCACAGCTGGAGTTCCAATTTGGTGATTCTGAACACGGGAAGGCCATTTTTGAGAACACCCTGAGCACATACCCGAAACGCACGGACATCTGGTCAGTGTACATAGACATGATGATAAAACATGGCAGTCAGAAGGAAGTGCG GGACATTTTTGAGCGAGTGATACACCTGAGCCTCGCAGCAAAGAAGATGAAGTTCTTCTTTAAGCGTTATTTGGAGTATGAGAAGAAATATGGCACAGCAGAAACTGTCCAGGTTGTGAAGGCAGCGGCGTTGGAATATGTGGAATCTAAGGGCGGTCTTGCTGAGCACTGA